The Pseudomonadota bacterium genome has a segment encoding these proteins:
- a CDS encoding ATP-binding protein, whose translation MNPVDLFGKIIEISHSNLEIISRINAILNIIAKEMYFDEAIVFTYDEDRRLTCKYMNQKSLLFKILCMYRCHIGEGIIGSIAQKRMPQYFSKRDIPLRFGCLFYPELDGCIEKYKTFSFHPLTDDSYLYGVLVTCSSTREFIHDSEKILLSIISREIGGVLKTNEMLISSKKRISELVTLSELGKLLTSNTEPHTLFKNIGLIVAKALNATFVTIKLEHAFLKFDLERITYGEIDPATENHVNRLEKEAVQQKSAVIIKNHLLDQGDMPPISFSMYSMPIVSRDRVIGIITIGGTKSQQNFTLEQSGQYLVNTIVNYITNGFENTLLNLKLRNVIEELNNAQKRLIEQEKFRSLGEMTANIAHEIKNPLVIIGGFAKRLAKKLSLDRTENRYVDIIIKEVSRLEAVLNEILDYVKETHAPRETCNMNDCIDEILYLFSSVPTWEKIEIDKKTDNNLPTILCDIQQIKQVFINIIVNAYEAMHGLGKITIQTEQTVLDDDPFLVVSITDTGGGIDPAVIDNIFNPFFTTKEKGTGLGLAISNRIIMNHLGRIEIKNMAGKGVTFFVYLPLKENTIKEEFL comes from the coding sequence ATGAATCCCGTTGATTTATTTGGAAAAATTATTGAAATATCCCACTCAAACCTCGAAATAATATCGAGAATTAACGCAATCCTTAACATTATAGCAAAGGAAATGTATTTTGATGAAGCGATTGTCTTTACTTACGACGAGGACAGAAGGCTTACATGTAAATATATGAACCAGAAAAGCCTTTTATTTAAAATACTTTGCATGTACAGATGCCATATCGGTGAGGGCATAATTGGCAGTATAGCACAAAAAAGAATGCCCCAATATTTTTCAAAGAGAGACATTCCTTTGAGGTTTGGTTGTCTTTTTTATCCTGAGCTTGACGGGTGTATTGAGAAATATAAGACGTTTTCTTTTCACCCTCTGACCGATGACAGCTATCTTTATGGTGTGCTGGTGACATGCTCTTCGACCAGGGAATTCATACACGATTCGGAAAAAATCCTTTTATCCATAATTTCAAGAGAAATTGGAGGGGTTTTAAAGACTAACGAAATGCTTATCTCTTCTAAAAAAAGGATCAGTGAGCTTGTAACTCTTTCTGAGCTTGGCAAGCTTCTGACATCGAACACAGAACCCCATACGCTTTTTAAAAACATCGGATTGATTGTAGCAAAAGCCTTGAATGCAACATTTGTTACGATTAAGCTGGAGCATGCTTTCCTTAAGTTTGATTTAGAAAGAATTACCTACGGCGAAATAGACCCTGCAACGGAAAACCATGTCAACAGACTTGAGAAAGAGGCAGTGCAGCAGAAAAGCGCAGTTATCATAAAGAATCATTTATTAGATCAGGGTGATATGCCGCCGATAAGTTTTTCCATGTATTCGATGCCTATTGTGTCAAGAGATAGAGTCATAGGAATAATAACGATAGGCGGGACAAAATCGCAACAAAATTTTACCTTAGAGCAAAGCGGGCAATACCTTGTTAATACCATAGTAAATTATATAACAAACGGGTTTGAAAACACTTTATTGAATTTGAAGCTAAGGAATGTAATAGAGGAATTAAATAATGCACAGAAAAGACTGATAGAACAGGAAAAATTCAGAAGTCTTGGCGAGATGACTGCAAATATTGCCCACGAGATAAAAAATCCGCTTGTAATCATAGGCGGCTTTGCGAAAAGACTTGCGAAGAAGTTGTCTTTGGACCGGACAGAGAACAGGTATGTGGATATAATTATAAAAGAGGTTTCGAGGCTTGAGGCTGTTCTTAACGAAATCCTTGATTATGTAAAAGAAACGCATGCCCCCAGAGAAACGTGCAATATGAACGATTGTATTGACGAGATCCTCTATCTTTTTTCATCTGTTCCGACATGGGAGAAAATAGAAATAGACAAAAAAACCGACAACAATCTTCCGACGATATTGTGTGATATTCAACAGATTAAGCAAGTATTTATAAACATAATAGTGAACGCTTACGAAGCCATGCATGGTCTTGGAAAAATAACCATACAAACAGAACAGACCGTGCTGGACGACGATCCCTTTCTGGTTGTTTCCATAACTGACACTGGGGGCGGGATAGACCCGGCAGTTATAGATAATATATTTAATCCTTTTTTTACAACTAAAGAAAAAGGTACAGGTTTAGGTCTTGCCATATCAAACAGAATCATTATGAACCATCTCGGAAGAATTGAAATAAAAAATATGGCAGGGAAAGGCGTCACGTTCTTTGTTTACCTCCCTTTAAAAGAAAATACAATAAAAGAGGAGTTTTTATGA
- the glgA gene encoding glycogen synthase GlgA has protein sequence MNVLIASPEVFPFIKTGGLADVTGSLPKALKKLGVDVRIILPKHKGIEEQGFPIKYKNYKFSCPISQGYIDGEIALTEYDGVTAYLVEKDEYYYRDYLYSTPDGDYLDNAERFIFFSKSILEAIKVTGFVPDVLHCNDWETALAPMFLKTLYKDEPVLKNIASLFTIHNLGYQGVFWQYDMHLLNVGWEYFAPDYLEFFGNINFLKGGIVFSDIINTVSRKYSEEIQTPEFGFGLDGVLQTRKSDLYGIINGIDYEDWSPEKDPYIPAHYDNKDTTNKKICKALLQEVFELPVAEDIPLIGTISRLADQKGFDLIASSLEEMLSLGTQYIILGTGERKYHDLFTELSKKFPKSFSLKIAYDNKLAHLIEAGADMFLMPSRYEPCGLNQLYSLRYGTVPVVRGVGGLEDTITDYTKEPERGTGFKFYDYTKKEMLDTIKRALKVYENKSTWISLIKRCMSEDFSWQRSAKEYMGLYKKAIEKHESR, from the coding sequence ATGAATGTTTTAATAGCATCTCCTGAAGTTTTTCCGTTCATTAAGACCGGCGGTCTAGCTGATGTGACGGGCTCGCTCCCGAAGGCGCTGAAAAAATTAGGCGTTGATGTGAGAATAATACTACCGAAGCACAAAGGAATTGAAGAGCAAGGATTTCCAATTAAATATAAAAACTACAAATTTTCGTGCCCTATATCTCAGGGATACATTGACGGAGAGATTGCGTTGACCGAGTATGATGGTGTTACCGCATATCTTGTGGAGAAAGATGAGTATTATTACAGAGATTATCTGTACAGCACACCTGATGGAGACTACCTTGATAACGCTGAAAGATTTATCTTTTTTTCAAAAAGCATCCTTGAGGCAATAAAGGTAACAGGGTTTGTGCCCGATGTATTGCATTGCAACGATTGGGAAACTGCCCTTGCGCCGATGTTTTTAAAGACATTGTACAAAGATGAGCCGGTTTTAAAAAATATTGCAAGTCTGTTTACTATCCACAACCTTGGATACCAGGGAGTTTTCTGGCAATATGATATGCATCTTTTGAATGTAGGCTGGGAGTATTTTGCGCCCGATTACCTTGAATTTTTCGGTAATATCAACTTTTTAAAGGGGGGTATAGTTTTTTCGGACATAATCAACACAGTAAGCAGGAAATACAGCGAGGAAATACAGACACCGGAGTTTGGCTTCGGCCTTGACGGTGTATTGCAGACAAGGAAATCAGACCTTTACGGTATAATAAACGGGATAGATTATGAAGACTGGAGTCCAGAAAAAGATCCCTATATCCCTGCTCATTATGACAACAAGGACACGACAAACAAAAAAATATGCAAAGCATTGCTCCAGGAAGTATTTGAGCTCCCGGTGGCCGAGGACATCCCGCTGATCGGCACCATATCAAGACTTGCCGACCAGAAAGGTTTTGATCTAATAGCATCTTCCCTTGAAGAAATGCTCTCACTTGGGACACAATATATAATTCTTGGAACAGGGGAGAGAAAATATCATGATCTTTTTACGGAATTATCCAAAAAGTTTCCGAAATCATTTTCATTGAAAATAGCCTACGATAATAAGCTTGCACACTTAATTGAGGCAGGCGCGGACATGTTTCTTATGCCGTCAAGATATGAACCGTGCGGCTTAAACCAGTTGTACAGCCTCAGATATGGCACCGTTCCTGTTGTAAGGGGTGTGGGCGGGCTTGAGGATACAATTACGGATTATACAAAAGAACCTGAACGCGGCACAGGATTTAAATTCTACGATTACACAAAAAAAGAAATGCTTGATACAATAAAAAGGGCGTTAAAAGTTTACGAAAACAAAAGCACATGGATTTCTCTTATAAAAAGATGTATGAGCGAGGATTTCTCGTGGCAAAGGTCGGCAAAGGAATATATGGGACTCTATAAAAAAGCTATTGAGAAGCATGAATCCCGTTGA
- the galT gene encoding galactose-1-phosphate uridylyltransferase — MPELRKDPITSRWVIISTERGKRPVFLTEENPPQKAGMCPLCQGNENMTPPEVYAIRPHLSQSNSPNWILRVVPNKFPALRIEGGLDKEGIGLYDKMNGLGAHEVIIETPLHGQTLSKMDAHEIQRVFVAYRERMLDLANDKRFKYIMVFKNHGSIAGASLDHSHSQLIALPIVPKKVSEEIDGGLAYFKYKDRCIFCDIITQEKEDNVRVVMENDKFIALSPYAARFPFEVWVLPKKHEAYFDQHEKDDNYYAISEITSLVLKKYDKALNSPPYNYILHTTPSGFGDMPYFHWHMEIIPRLTKMAGFEWGTGFYINPTPPEEATAYLKETNV; from the coding sequence ATGCCCGAATTAAGAAAAGACCCTATTACTAGCAGATGGGTTATCATATCAACAGAAAGGGGGAAAAGACCTGTTTTTCTTACAGAGGAAAACCCTCCCCAGAAAGCAGGGATGTGCCCGCTTTGCCAAGGCAATGAAAATATGACACCTCCTGAAGTCTATGCTATAAGGCCGCATTTGTCCCAGTCCAATAGCCCGAACTGGATACTGCGGGTTGTTCCGAACAAATTTCCGGCATTAAGAATTGAAGGAGGGCTTGACAAAGAAGGGATTGGCCTTTACGACAAAATGAACGGATTAGGGGCACATGAGGTTATTATAGAGACCCCGTTACATGGACAAACTTTATCAAAAATGGATGCGCACGAAATACAGAGAGTTTTTGTAGCTTACAGGGAAAGAATGCTGGATCTTGCAAATGATAAACGGTTTAAGTATATAATGGTATTTAAGAATCACGGTTCTATTGCAGGGGCATCTCTCGACCACTCACACTCACAACTTATAGCGCTCCCTATTGTTCCTAAAAAGGTTTCGGAAGAAATCGATGGCGGACTGGCATACTTTAAATATAAAGACAGATGCATTTTTTGTGACATTATTACACAGGAAAAAGAAGATAATGTTAGAGTTGTTATGGAAAACGACAAGTTCATAGCGCTCTCCCCATATGCTGCCCGATTCCCTTTTGAAGTCTGGGTGCTGCCGAAGAAGCACGAGGCCTATTTTGATCAGCACGAAAAAGATGATAACTATTATGCAATTTCAGAGATTACCTCTCTTGTTTTAAAAAAGTATGACAAAGCACTTAATTCACCTCCATACAACTACATACTTCACACAACGCCATCGGGCTTTGGCGATATGCCTTATTTCCACTGGCATATGGAGATTATACCAAGACTGACAAAAATGGCAGGGTTTGAATGGGGAACAGGCTTCTATATCAACCCAACACCACCGGAAGAAGCTACGGCATACCTTAAAGAAACAAATGTTTAA